A DNA window from Moorella thermoacetica contains the following coding sequences:
- a CDS encoding phenylacetate--CoA ligase family protein, producing MIWDSENECRPRAEIEALQLARLQETVARAYERVPFYRQAMETKGIRPSDIRSLEDVRLLPMTTKEDFRQNYPYGLFAVPLKDVVRLQASSGTTGRPVVVGYTRRDLETWTDLVARMVSLAGVTPADVAQVVFGYGLFTGGFGLHYGLERVGATVVPASAGNSKRHIMLMRDFGTTVLVGTPSYILHLAEVAEEEGVDPQALPVRLGLFGGEASSREMLKEIERRWGMRATDNYGLTEVMGPGVSGECEYQDGQHVAEDHFLVEILDPTTGEPCPPGVKGEVVITTLTKEALPVLRYRTRDISSLNFEPCRCGRTTARLAKITGRTDDMLIIRGVNVFPSQVESVLMEIDGVSPHYQLIVSRRNYLDELEVRVEVDPDFFSDRYRHLEELEEKVMDRLHTVLQLKARVRLVEPHSIARSEGKARRVVDLR from the coding sequence ATGATCTGGGATTCGGAAAATGAATGCCGCCCCCGGGCGGAGATCGAGGCCCTGCAACTGGCGCGCCTCCAGGAGACGGTGGCCAGGGCCTACGAGAGGGTACCCTTTTATCGCCAGGCCATGGAAACAAAAGGTATCCGGCCTTCGGACATCCGCAGCCTCGAAGACGTGCGCCTGCTCCCCATGACCACCAAGGAGGACTTCCGCCAGAATTACCCCTATGGCCTCTTTGCTGTGCCGTTGAAGGATGTTGTCCGCCTCCAGGCTTCCTCCGGCACGACCGGTCGGCCGGTGGTGGTGGGTTATACCCGCCGGGATCTGGAGACCTGGACGGACCTGGTGGCGCGAATGGTTTCCCTGGCCGGGGTGACGCCTGCGGATGTCGCCCAGGTGGTTTTTGGTTACGGCCTCTTCACCGGCGGTTTTGGCCTGCACTACGGGCTGGAGCGGGTCGGGGCCACTGTTGTCCCGGCCTCGGCCGGCAATTCCAAGCGCCATATTATGTTAATGCGCGACTTCGGCACTACCGTCTTAGTGGGGACACCTTCTTATATCCTGCACCTGGCGGAGGTAGCGGAAGAGGAAGGAGTGGATCCTCAGGCCCTCCCCGTTCGCCTGGGTCTCTTCGGCGGCGAGGCCTCCAGCCGGGAGATGCTCAAAGAGATCGAGCGGCGCTGGGGGATGCGGGCAACTGACAACTACGGCCTTACGGAGGTGATGGGTCCCGGCGTTTCCGGCGAGTGCGAGTACCAGGACGGCCAGCACGTGGCCGAGGATCACTTCCTGGTGGAGATCCTGGATCCGACCACCGGGGAACCCTGCCCACCCGGGGTCAAGGGCGAGGTGGTCATCACCACCCTGACCAAAGAAGCGTTGCCGGTGCTACGCTACCGCACCCGGGATATTTCCTCCTTAAACTTTGAACCCTGCCGCTGCGGCCGCACCACGGCCCGCCTGGCCAAGATTACCGGCCGCACGGACGACATGCTCATTATCCGGGGCGTCAACGTCTTCCCCTCCCAGGTGGAGAGCGTCCTGATGGAAATAGACGGCGTGTCGCCCCACTACCAGCTCATCGTCAGCCGGCGCAACTACCTCGACGAGCTGGAGGTGCGGGTGGAGGTAGATCCTGACTTTTTCAGCGACCGTTACCGTCACCTGGAAGAACTGGAGGAAAAGGTCATGGACCGCCTGCACACGGTACTGCAGCTGAAGGCCAGGGTGCGCTTGGTGGAACCCCACAGTATCGCCCGGAGCGAGGGCAAGGCCCGGCGGGTGGTGGATCTGCGGTAG
- the argH gene encoding argininosuccinate lyase: protein MKLWGGRFTRTTDRLVEDFHSSISFDQRLYKEDIAGSIAHARMLAAVGLITPAEGEAIIKGLEEIRADIEAGRVTFDVGAEDIHMNIEKLLTERIGEAGKKLHTARSRNDQVALDLRLYLKEEIPAVKKLLAGLQQVLVDLAAQHLQTIMPGYTHLQKAQPVTLAHHLMAYFEMFYRDQQRLDDCLDRVDVMPLGAGALAGTTLPIDRELVARELGFKAISANSLDAVSDRDFVVEFLAAASLIMMHLSRLAEEVIFWSSEEFGFLELDDAYSTGSSMMPQKKNPDVAELVRGKTGRVYGHLMGMLAVLKGLPLAYNKDLQEDKEALFDTLDTVKGCLMVFTPMLATARFRVERMRADASRGFAAATDVAEYLVRKGLPFREAHAVIGSLVLHCLREGRSFQDLSLEEWQSFSPLFDNDIFGCLEAEACVNGRNLPGGPAPEAVGKAIERAREILAGIQAGLSR, encoded by the coding sequence ATGAAACTCTGGGGCGGACGTTTTACCAGGACAACCGACCGGCTGGTGGAGGATTTCCACTCCTCCATCAGCTTTGACCAGCGCCTCTATAAAGAGGATATAGCCGGTTCTATCGCCCACGCCCGCATGCTGGCAGCGGTGGGCCTCATCACACCGGCCGAAGGTGAAGCCATTATCAAAGGCCTGGAGGAAATCCGGGCCGACATCGAGGCGGGCCGGGTGACCTTCGACGTGGGCGCCGAGGACATCCACATGAACATCGAAAAGCTCCTCACCGAGCGCATCGGCGAGGCTGGCAAGAAGCTGCACACGGCTCGCAGCCGCAACGACCAGGTGGCCCTGGACCTGCGGCTCTATTTAAAAGAAGAGATTCCTGCCGTCAAAAAGCTCCTGGCCGGCCTGCAGCAGGTCCTGGTGGATCTGGCCGCGCAGCACCTTCAGACAATCATGCCCGGCTATACCCACCTGCAGAAGGCCCAGCCCGTCACCCTGGCCCACCACCTGATGGCCTACTTTGAGATGTTCTACCGTGACCAGCAGCGCCTGGACGATTGCCTTGACAGGGTCGACGTCATGCCCCTGGGCGCCGGGGCCCTGGCCGGTACCACCCTGCCTATCGACCGGGAGCTGGTTGCCCGGGAGCTGGGCTTTAAGGCTATCAGCGCCAATTCCCTGGACGCCGTTAGCGACCGCGATTTCGTGGTCGAGTTCCTGGCAGCCGCCTCCCTTATTATGATGCACCTGAGTCGCCTGGCAGAAGAGGTCATTTTCTGGTCCAGCGAGGAGTTCGGTTTTCTGGAACTGGATGACGCCTACAGCACCGGTTCCAGTATGATGCCACAAAAGAAAAACCCTGATGTCGCCGAACTGGTACGGGGTAAGACCGGCCGGGTGTACGGCCACCTCATGGGCATGCTGGCGGTTTTAAAGGGCCTGCCCCTGGCCTACAACAAGGACCTGCAGGAGGATAAGGAAGCCCTCTTTGACACCCTGGACACCGTCAAGGGCTGTCTCATGGTCTTTACCCCCATGCTGGCCACGGCCAGGTTCCGGGTGGAGCGCATGCGGGCCGACGCCTCCCGGGGGTTTGCCGCGGCTACCGATGTGGCCGAGTACCTGGTGCGTAAGGGCCTGCCCTTCCGCGAGGCCCATGCCGTGATCGGTTCCCTGGTCCTCCACTGCCTCCGGGAGGGCCGCAGCTTCCAGGATTTAAGCCTGGAGGAGTGGCAGTCCTTCTCGCCGCTGTTTGACAATGATATTTTCGGGTGCCTCGAGGCCGAGGCCTGCGTCAACGGCCGCAACCTCCCCGGCGGCCCGGCCCCGGAGGCCGTGGGGAAAGCCATAGAGCGGGCCAGGGAGATCCTTGCCGGGATTCAGGCTGGACTTTCAAGATAG
- a CDS encoding sodium:solute symporter family transporter: MKFFILGLYFAVLLAIGFYSLKKSRDVGGFFLGNRTVGPWVSAFAYGTTYFSAVIFIGYAGKVGWGFGLSDLWIVIGNAFIGSFLAWKVLARPTREMTVRLKAMTMPEFLAARYDSPALRTLGALVIFIFLVPYSASVYMGLSYLFEQVFRINFTTALIAMAAFTALYLVLGGYIAVTLTDFIQGLIMIGGVVVLIYYVISAPPVGGLAGGISRLAAIDPRLVNPLGPNWFALLSLVVLTSLGPWGLPQMVQKFYAIKDEGSIWPATVVSTLFALIIATGAYFTGAFGRLFFNNQMPLLNGQPNPDLIMPQIINHYLPPWIGLLLLLLVLAASMSTLASLVLVSSSAVAIDLVQGGAPGVSRRIILALLRFLCFFFIGLSVYIALKPTIILVLMSLSWGTVAGAFLAPYIYGLYWPRTTKAGAWAGLLSGLAISLGLSFYYHLDGSVIPTIGSLAMVIPLGVVPMVSLVTPAFSREHLAKVFGADRTTTTATKGLMTDDLGFGK, translated from the coding sequence GTGAAGTTTTTTATTTTGGGCCTGTATTTTGCCGTGCTTTTGGCAATCGGTTTTTATAGCTTGAAGAAATCGCGGGATGTCGGCGGCTTTTTCCTGGGTAATCGTACCGTGGGCCCCTGGGTATCGGCCTTTGCTTACGGGACGACTTACTTTTCCGCCGTTATTTTTATAGGTTATGCCGGTAAAGTGGGGTGGGGTTTCGGCCTGTCCGACCTGTGGATCGTCATCGGTAACGCCTTCATCGGCAGTTTCCTGGCCTGGAAGGTCCTGGCGCGGCCGACCAGGGAAATGACGGTTCGCTTGAAGGCCATGACCATGCCCGAGTTCCTGGCCGCACGTTACGACAGCCCGGCTTTACGAACGTTGGGGGCGCTGGTAATCTTTATTTTCCTGGTACCGTATTCGGCTTCGGTTTATATGGGTTTGAGTTACCTCTTCGAGCAGGTTTTCCGCATTAACTTTACCACAGCCCTCATTGCCATGGCTGCCTTTACGGCCCTTTATCTGGTCCTGGGCGGCTACATTGCCGTTACCCTGACTGATTTCATCCAGGGTTTGATTATGATTGGCGGCGTTGTGGTCCTGATATATTATGTTATATCTGCGCCGCCTGTGGGCGGGCTGGCTGGCGGCATCAGCCGCCTGGCGGCCATCGACCCGCGCCTGGTTAACCCGTTGGGCCCCAACTGGTTCGCCCTCCTTTCCCTGGTAGTGCTCACCAGCCTGGGACCCTGGGGCCTGCCCCAGATGGTACAGAAGTTTTACGCTATTAAAGATGAAGGTTCCATCTGGCCGGCGACGGTGGTTTCGACCCTGTTCGCCCTGATTATAGCTACCGGTGCATATTTCACCGGCGCCTTTGGCCGTCTCTTCTTCAACAACCAGATGCCCTTGCTTAACGGCCAACCTAACCCGGATCTCATTATGCCCCAGATTATCAATCATTATCTGCCGCCCTGGATAGGCCTGCTCTTGTTGCTGCTGGTGCTGGCGGCCTCCATGTCTACCCTGGCTTCCCTGGTACTGGTATCGAGTTCCGCGGTGGCTATTGACCTGGTCCAGGGCGGAGCTCCTGGGGTTTCCCGCCGTATAATCCTGGCCCTGCTGCGTTTCCTGTGTTTCTTCTTTATTGGCCTTTCGGTCTATATTGCCCTGAAGCCCACTATTATCCTGGTCCTCATGTCCCTCTCCTGGGGCACGGTGGCCGGAGCCTTCCTGGCCCCTTATATCTACGGCCTGTACTGGCCCCGGACCACTAAAGCCGGGGCCTGGGCGGGGCTCCTGAGCGGGCTGGCTATATCCCTGGGCCTGTCCTTTTACTACCACCTGGATGGCAGCGTCATCCCGACGATAGGCTCCCTGGCCATGGTTATCCCTCTGGGAGTGGTTCCCATGGTGAGCCTCGTCACGCCGGCCTTTTCCAGGGAACATCTAGCTAAAGTTTTTGGTGCTGATAGGACAACTACTACGGCAACTAAAGGATTGATGACTGATGATCTGGGATTCGGAAAATGA
- a CDS encoding Fe-S-containing hydro-lyase, with protein MEVSHPSTQPAPGSSLKRLVGPAGDNRRTGDSPIRHLHTPLSVDDVESLRAGDRVLISGVIYAARDSAHKRLVELLDRGEELPVDLKGQVIYYVGPTPARPGRVTGAAGPTTSGRMDPYTPRLIAATGLKGMIGKGFRSPEVKKALVDHKAVYFAAVGGAGALIARCIKKAEIVAYPELGPEALRALEVEDLPVTVINDCYGGDLYTEALARYSIKEVP; from the coding sequence ATGGAGGTTAGCCATCCAAGCACCCAGCCGGCACCAGGTAGTTCCTTGAAACGCCTGGTAGGACCGGCCGGAGATAATAGGCGGACGGGGGATTCTCCCATCAGACATCTCCATACACCCCTCAGTGTTGACGATGTCGAGTCCCTCCGGGCCGGCGACCGGGTCTTAATCAGCGGCGTTATCTACGCCGCCCGGGACAGTGCCCATAAAAGGCTGGTTGAACTCCTGGACCGGGGTGAAGAACTCCCCGTCGACCTCAAGGGACAGGTTATTTACTACGTCGGCCCTACACCGGCCAGACCCGGCCGGGTTACCGGCGCGGCCGGGCCCACCACCAGCGGCCGCATGGACCCCTATACCCCGCGGTTAATCGCCGCCACCGGCCTCAAGGGGATGATCGGCAAGGGTTTCCGCTCACCTGAAGTCAAGAAGGCCCTGGTGGACCATAAGGCTGTCTACTTCGCGGCCGTGGGCGGCGCCGGAGCTTTAATCGCCAGGTGCATCAAGAAGGCGGAAATAGTGGCCTACCCCGAGCTGGGGCCCGAGGCCCTGCGTGCCCTGGAGGTCGAGGACCTGCCGGTTACCGTAATCAACGACTGCTACGGCGGGGATCTCTATACTGAAGCCCTGGCCAGGTATAGTATAAAGGAAGTTCCTTAA
- a CDS encoding thiamine pyrophosphate-dependent enzyme — protein sequence MRELLIGNHALARGAWEAGVRVAAAYPGTPSTEIIEALARYPEVYAEWAPNEKVALEVAIGAAIGGARSLAAMKHVGVNVAADPLMTLAYTGVNAGLVLVSADDPGLFSSQNEQDNRFYARMAQIPCLEPADSQEVKDMVMQAFNLSEEFDTPVILRLTTRIAHSYSLVELGDRQEVPLKSYVKQPAKYVMLPAFGKARHVVVEERRLKLAAYAETAPFNRVEWADRRVGIITSGIAYQYVKEALPGVSVLKLGLTYPLPEKLISDFVKAVKTCYVVEELEPFLEDQIRAWGLGVVGKELVPRVDELSSAIVARTVGSQVAAVAPELVAPDLTAVALPGMRTPGGQRAGEGSVPDARETTTAAPAELPGRPPLMCPGCPHRGVFYVLKKLRLVVAGDIGCYTLGATPPLQAMDSCICMGASLGVAMGLEKARGADFARRVVGVIGDSTFLHSGMTGLLDMVYNGGTGTLIILDNSTTAMTGHQDHPGTGYTASHQPAPKVDLEQIARALGVHRVQVVDSYNLETLERAIQEETAAREPSVIIARRPCALLKKEKEAVYAVSPDNCLSCRYCLDLGCPAISFSDGHGVIDPVLCNGCGLCTQVCPGEAIRKAGEEDE from the coding sequence GTGCGGGAACTGTTAATCGGCAACCATGCCCTGGCCCGGGGGGCCTGGGAAGCCGGGGTCCGGGTGGCCGCCGCTTACCCGGGGACGCCGAGTACAGAGATTATAGAAGCCCTGGCCCGCTATCCGGAGGTATACGCGGAATGGGCGCCCAACGAAAAGGTGGCCCTGGAGGTAGCCATTGGTGCGGCCATAGGCGGCGCGCGCTCCCTGGCCGCTATGAAACATGTGGGTGTTAACGTCGCCGCCGATCCCCTGATGACCCTGGCCTATACCGGCGTCAATGCCGGGCTGGTCCTGGTTTCGGCCGACGACCCCGGCCTTTTTAGCTCCCAGAACGAGCAGGATAACCGCTTTTACGCCCGCATGGCCCAGATACCCTGCTTGGAGCCTGCCGACAGCCAGGAAGTTAAGGATATGGTCATGCAGGCTTTTAATTTAAGCGAGGAATTTGATACCCCGGTAATTTTACGCCTGACCACCCGGATTGCCCATTCTTACAGCCTGGTGGAACTTGGCGACCGCCAGGAAGTGCCGCTTAAAAGTTATGTCAAACAGCCCGCCAAGTATGTCATGCTACCGGCCTTTGGCAAGGCCCGCCATGTAGTGGTGGAAGAACGGCGTCTCAAGCTGGCGGCCTATGCGGAAACTGCCCCCTTCAACCGGGTGGAATGGGCCGACCGGCGGGTGGGCATCATTACCTCCGGTATTGCCTACCAGTACGTTAAAGAGGCCCTGCCCGGGGTTTCGGTATTGAAGCTGGGGTTAACTTATCCTCTGCCGGAGAAGCTGATTTCCGATTTTGTAAAGGCAGTAAAAACTTGCTATGTGGTAGAAGAACTGGAACCCTTCCTGGAAGATCAGATCCGCGCCTGGGGACTGGGTGTAGTAGGCAAGGAATTGGTGCCAAGGGTAGATGAATTGAGTAGCGCCATTGTCGCCCGTACGGTGGGCTCGCAGGTGGCGGCCGTTGCCCCGGAGCTGGTTGCTCCTGATCTGACTGCGGTGGCCTTGCCCGGTATGAGGACCCCGGGCGGTCAAAGGGCAGGCGAAGGATCGGTCCCGGATGCGAGGGAAACGACGACTGCCGCGCCGGCTGAACTCCCCGGTCGTCCACCCCTCATGTGCCCCGGCTGCCCCCACCGCGGCGTCTTTTACGTCCTGAAAAAGCTCCGGCTGGTGGTGGCCGGTGACATCGGCTGCTATACCCTGGGGGCTACACCGCCTCTCCAAGCCATGGATAGCTGTATTTGCATGGGGGCCAGCCTGGGGGTGGCCATGGGGCTGGAGAAGGCCCGCGGTGCGGACTTCGCCCGGCGGGTGGTAGGGGTTATTGGCGATTCAACTTTCCTCCACTCGGGAATGACCGGACTCCTGGACATGGTCTACAATGGCGGCACCGGGACCTTGATTATCCTGGATAATAGCACCACGGCCATGACCGGCCACCAGGACCATCCCGGCACGGGTTATACTGCTTCCCATCAGCCGGCCCCTAAGGTTGACCTGGAACAGATAGCCCGCGCCCTGGGGGTGCACCGGGTACAGGTGGTTGATAGTTATAATCTAGAGACCCTCGAGAGGGCGATCCAGGAAGAAACGGCCGCCAGGGAACCATCGGTAATCATTGCCAGGCGGCCCTGCGCCCTCTTGAAGAAAGAAAAAGAAGCCGTTTACGCTGTAAGCCCCGATAACTGCCTGAGCTGCCGTTATTGCCTGGACCTGGGCTGTCCCGCCATTTCCTTTAGCGACGGGCACGGAGTGATTGACCCGGTACTGTGCAACGGCTGCGGCCTTTGTACCCAGGTCTGCCCTGGTGAGGCCATCAGGAAGGCTGGTGAAGAAGATGAGTAA
- a CDS encoding fumarate hydratase — translation MTRIITCDEITRAVADLCRQANYYLGEDVRGALEGALAREVSPQGKDVLNQLLENAAIAAAEEVPICQDTGVAVVFLELGQEVQVQGGYLYDAINAGVRQGYTEGYLRKSMVYPPLDGRNTGDNTPAIIHTEIVPGDKLTITVAPKGGGSENMSAAVMLAPAAGIRGVKEFVLETVKKAGPNPCPPLIVGVGIGGNFEKCALLAKKALLRPLGEPHPLEGIATLERDLLESINCLGIGPGGFGGRMTALAVHVEIFARHIASLPVAVNIQCHAARHKSITL, via the coding sequence GTGACCAGAATCATTACCTGCGACGAGATTACCAGGGCGGTGGCCGACCTCTGCCGGCAGGCCAATTACTACCTGGGGGAGGACGTGCGGGGAGCCCTGGAAGGGGCCCTGGCCAGGGAGGTCTCGCCCCAGGGGAAAGACGTCCTTAATCAGCTCCTGGAGAATGCCGCCATCGCCGCCGCCGAGGAGGTGCCCATCTGTCAGGATACGGGGGTGGCGGTGGTCTTCCTGGAACTGGGCCAGGAGGTGCAGGTTCAAGGGGGCTATCTCTATGACGCCATCAATGCCGGCGTCCGCCAGGGGTATACTGAGGGCTACCTGCGTAAATCCATGGTCTACCCGCCCCTGGACGGCCGGAATACGGGGGACAATACGCCGGCCATTATTCACACGGAAATTGTTCCCGGTGATAAATTGACCATCACCGTGGCGCCCAAGGGCGGCGGTAGCGAAAATATGAGCGCCGCCGTCATGCTGGCGCCGGCTGCCGGCATCCGGGGTGTTAAGGAGTTTGTCCTTGAGACCGTCAAGAAAGCCGGTCCCAATCCCTGCCCGCCGCTGATCGTAGGGGTCGGCATCGGGGGTAATTTTGAAAAATGTGCCCTGCTGGCCAAAAAAGCCCTGCTACGCCCCCTGGGGGAGCCCCATCCCCTGGAAGGGATAGCCACTCTGGAAAGGGATCTGCTGGAGAGCATCAACTGCCTGGGCATCGGTCCCGGGGGTTTCGGAGGCCGGATGACGGCCCTGGCGGTGCACGTCGAGATCTTCGCCCGCCATATTGCCAGCCTGCCCGTAGCCGTAAATATCCAGTGCCACGCCGCCCGGCATAAGAGCATCACCCTTTAG
- a CDS encoding DUF1156 domain-containing protein codes for MTIERNFDIAFVADLALHEKQIQQNYRPIIAVHKWFARRPGTLFRSLLLAEFAQGNLADNYYRSHNFQGLKVADPFMGGGTPLIEANRLGCHILGYDINPMAYWIVREEIEHLNLEAYQQAAREVGFFLEEKVGPFYRTRCPICGRQDALVKYFLWVKVHRCHNCGREFDLFPGYVLAQKGRHPKDVIICSTCGSLNEVGDKRNPGHCHNCGEELKTKGPAGRNQCPCPHCGVRNSYPDPESGPPGHRMVAIEYHCSYCKPEHRGRFFKKPDADDLAKFATAVGTWEALQPQFVPEEKIPAGDETNRLHRWGYRYYREMFNERQLLGLELLARKISQQPDERIKNALATNLSDLLRYQNMLCRYDPYALKSLDIFSVHGFPVGLIQCESNMLGIPGGKTGLNIGSGGWTNIVDKYLKAKHYCQWPFEIRHVNGRKRQLWIKGEWIGERRQGMTQQREVDLRCASATTAFLKPSSLDAVLTDPPYFANVQYAELMDFCYVWLRRLVGASNPVFTPRTTRNPEELTGNTTMSRGIDDFTGGLSRVFSNMAAALKPGAPFVFTYHHNRLEAYYPVAVALLDAGLACTATLPCPAEMAASIHINGTGSSIIDTVFVCRTTGVVSRRLLVKEPEQIAALIIKELEELEKGGVPVTRGDTRCIIYGHLIRLAVWYLRATWDKNLSWDKKFALIARMIDELGGAGAIETYLEENGVQLKTRRETIVCEGESEYGAGGDEVSF; via the coding sequence ATGACAATCGAGCGTAACTTTGACATAGCCTTTGTGGCCGACCTGGCCCTGCATGAAAAGCAAATCCAGCAGAATTATCGACCCATTATTGCCGTACACAAATGGTTTGCCCGCCGGCCAGGCACATTGTTTCGCAGTCTACTACTGGCAGAGTTTGCACAGGGCAATTTAGCCGACAATTACTACCGTTCCCATAATTTTCAAGGTCTTAAGGTGGCCGATCCTTTTATGGGCGGGGGAACACCCCTTATTGAGGCCAACCGTCTCGGCTGCCATATTCTGGGTTATGATATTAATCCTATGGCTTATTGGATTGTCCGCGAGGAGATTGAGCATCTGAACTTGGAAGCTTACCAGCAGGCAGCCCGGGAAGTTGGATTTTTTTTAGAAGAAAAGGTAGGTCCTTTTTACCGGACCAGGTGTCCCATATGCGGGCGCCAGGATGCCCTGGTAAAATACTTCCTTTGGGTAAAGGTCCATCGCTGTCATAATTGCGGCCGGGAATTTGATCTCTTTCCAGGGTATGTTCTGGCGCAAAAGGGGCGTCACCCCAAGGATGTCATAATCTGTTCCACCTGCGGTAGCCTTAACGAAGTCGGGGATAAAAGAAATCCCGGCCACTGCCATAATTGCGGCGAAGAATTAAAAACAAAAGGCCCGGCTGGTCGTAACCAGTGCCCTTGTCCTCATTGTGGCGTTAGAAATTCTTATCCTGACCCGGAAAGTGGCCCTCCCGGGCACCGGATGGTGGCCATTGAATATCACTGCTCCTATTGCAAGCCTGAGCACCGGGGTCGCTTTTTTAAAAAACCGGATGCTGATGATCTGGCCAAATTCGCAACCGCTGTTGGCACATGGGAGGCGCTCCAGCCGCAGTTTGTTCCCGAAGAAAAAATACCCGCTGGCGATGAGACAAACCGGCTCCACCGGTGGGGTTACCGCTATTACCGGGAGATGTTTAACGAACGCCAGCTCCTTGGTTTGGAGTTGCTCGCCCGGAAAATAAGCCAGCAGCCGGATGAACGCATTAAAAACGCCCTGGCCACCAATCTTTCCGATCTGCTGCGCTATCAAAACATGCTTTGTCGTTACGACCCCTATGCCCTGAAATCCCTGGATATTTTCTCTGTTCACGGTTTCCCCGTCGGCTTAATCCAGTGCGAATCCAACATGTTGGGGATACCTGGGGGAAAAACGGGTCTAAATATTGGCAGTGGCGGCTGGACCAATATTGTCGACAAATATTTAAAGGCCAAACACTATTGCCAGTGGCCCTTTGAAATAAGGCATGTGAATGGCCGTAAACGGCAGTTATGGATCAAAGGAGAATGGATAGGGGAGCGCCGCCAAGGGATGACGCAACAGCGGGAGGTAGATTTAAGGTGCGCCAGTGCCACCACGGCCTTTCTGAAACCATCTTCCCTGGATGCCGTTCTTACCGACCCGCCTTATTTTGCCAACGTCCAGTATGCCGAACTCATGGATTTTTGTTATGTATGGCTGCGGCGCCTGGTGGGGGCTAGTAACCCGGTATTTACCCCACGGACAACCCGTAATCCTGAAGAACTCACAGGTAATACTACCATGTCCAGGGGGATCGATGATTTTACCGGGGGGTTGAGCCGGGTTTTTTCTAATATGGCCGCAGCCTTAAAACCGGGCGCCCCCTTTGTCTTTACTTATCACCATAACAGGCTTGAAGCTTATTACCCTGTTGCCGTGGCCCTGCTAGATGCCGGTCTGGCCTGTACAGCCACCTTGCCCTGTCCGGCGGAAATGGCAGCCTCCATCCATATCAACGGTACCGGTTCTTCAATTATAGATACGGTTTTCGTTTGCCGGACTACAGGTGTAGTTTCACGGCGCCTGCTGGTGAAAGAACCGGAGCAAATTGCGGCCTTAATCATAAAGGAACTGGAGGAACTGGAAAAGGGCGGAGTGCCTGTGACGAGGGGAGATACTCGTTGCATTATTTACGGCCATTTAATCCGGCTGGCCGTATGGTATTTACGGGCAACATGGGATAAAAATCTAAGTTGGGATAAAAAGTTCGCCTTGATTGCCAGGATGATTGATGAACTGGGCGGCGCCGGTGCTATCGAGACATATTTAGAGGAGAACGGAGTACAGCTGAAGACGAGGCGCGAAACCATCGTGTGTGAAGGTGAATCTGAATATGGAGCTGGCGGTGATGAAGTATCCTTTTGA
- a CDS encoding indolepyruvate oxidoreductase subunit beta: MSNDVLNVLLVGVGGQGTILAGRVLSRAAISLGGEVKVSDIHGMAQRGGSVVTQVRFGPRVYAPVIAPGTADFLVAFEKLEACRWLPYLKAGGCLIVNDQEMPPLPVLTGAATYPADLVAVMGKLVQNLVVLDALDLARRAGNVKTVNMVLMGALARRLSISREAWEEALAASVPERFLEVNKKAFNLGWEQ, encoded by the coding sequence ATGAGTAACGATGTGCTTAACGTCTTGCTGGTCGGCGTCGGCGGCCAGGGAACGATCCTCGCCGGCCGCGTCCTCTCCCGGGCGGCTATCTCACTAGGCGGCGAGGTCAAGGTATCCGATATCCATGGCATGGCCCAGCGGGGCGGCAGCGTGGTGACCCAGGTTCGTTTCGGTCCCCGGGTCTATGCCCCCGTTATAGCCCCGGGCACAGCCGACTTCTTGGTAGCCTTTGAGAAGCTGGAGGCATGTCGCTGGCTACCTTACCTGAAGGCCGGGGGTTGTCTCATAGTCAACGACCAGGAGATGCCGCCTTTACCGGTCCTTACTGGAGCGGCCACTTATCCGGCCGACCTGGTTGCGGTAATGGGAAAACTGGTCCAAAATCTTGTGGTCCTGGACGCCCTGGACCTGGCCCGCCGGGCCGGCAATGTCAAAACCGTAAATATGGTCCTCATGGGGGCCCTGGCCAGGCGGCTGTCCATCAGCCGGGAGGCCTGGGAAGAGGCCCTGGCCGCCTCGGTACCGGAGAGGTTTTTGGAGGTCAATAAAAAGGCATTTAATCTTGGCTGGGAGCAATAA